The following coding sequences are from one Cenarchaeum symbiosum A window:
- a CDS encoding site-specific DNA methylase (COG0338) has protein sequence MQSTIPQSGPVRAAQPRIIPPIKIQGIKSKLVPFIRENARWDGKGRWFEPFLGSGVVLFNIQPGRAAASDHNPHIAGFYQGISRGTITHHAVRRYLEKEGQRLAKEGGAYYYEIRDRFNSSHDPLDFLFLNRAGFNGLVRFNSKGGYNTPFCKKPGRFSKAYITKIVNQVYAVERLIRDNKWCFETADWRGALEGMRDNDFAYLDPPYYGRHANYYDTWSESDMADLAGFLIDRGTRFALSLWYENKYRRNDTIDRYFSGFAIHKHEHFYHLGSTENLRNSMVEALITG, from the coding sequence ATGCAATCAACTATTCCGCAGTCCGGCCCGGTGCGGGCGGCACAGCCCAGGATAATACCCCCGATCAAGATACAGGGGATAAAGAGCAAGCTCGTCCCGTTCATACGGGAGAATGCACGCTGGGACGGGAAAGGGAGATGGTTCGAGCCGTTCCTGGGCTCGGGCGTGGTCCTGTTCAACATCCAGCCCGGGCGCGCAGCTGCCTCGGATCACAACCCGCACATAGCAGGGTTCTATCAGGGCATCTCCCGCGGGACCATCACACATCATGCGGTGAGGCGATACCTGGAAAAAGAGGGCCAAAGGCTGGCTAAAGAAGGGGGCGCATATTACTATGAAATAAGGGACAGGTTCAACTCGTCACATGATCCGCTGGATTTTCTGTTCCTGAACAGGGCAGGCTTCAACGGCCTGGTCAGGTTCAACTCAAAAGGCGGGTACAACACGCCCTTTTGCAAAAAACCCGGCAGATTCTCAAAGGCGTACATCACAAAGATAGTCAACCAGGTGTATGCGGTGGAGCGGCTCATCCGGGATAACAAGTGGTGCTTTGAGACGGCCGACTGGCGCGGCGCCCTCGAGGGCATGCGGGATAATGACTTTGCATATCTGGACCCGCCCTATTACGGCAGGCATGCAAACTATTACGATACGTGGTCGGAATCAGACATGGCAGACCTGGCGGGGTTTCTCATAGATAGGGGCACAAGGTTTGCCCTATCCCTATGGTACGAGAACAAGTACCGCAGAAACGATACAATAGACAGGTATTTCAGCGGATTTGCCATTCACAAGCACGAGCATTTTTACCACCTGGGATCCACTGAAAACCTGAGAAACAGCATGGTGGAGGCCCTGATTACCGGATGA
- a CDS encoding L-iditol 2-dehydrogenase/threonine dehydrogenase (COG1063) — translation MARARHGMYIYPREWPAAVKAAFVSDQSVEVREVDDPVPGPGEVLVEMAACGICGSDVERVYGSYSQPSMRLGHEPAGTVVQSRAGGISGGDRVFTHHHVPCYSCHYCTRGSETMCTEYSKSNLSPCGLAQRYVVPRHNIMHGGIIRLPEKITFEDAALIEPLACCIRAWRKAPISEGDAIGIIGVGATGMMHAMLAKSMGASKVFCIDTNPFRLEFARKCNVGEPIGATDPDRMDKILDGTENRGVDVAMVATGNIGALQEGIQMVRKGGTAVMFGVPSTGAAMNLDMAGLYSREVTLASSYAASDRDTREALKLMSSGGIDVSPLITHRYPLEDSQRAFEHARGGADSMKIVITGKA, via the coding sequence ATGGCCCGGGCAAGGCATGGAATGTACATATATCCGCGGGAATGGCCTGCCGCCGTGAAGGCTGCATTTGTGTCGGACCAGTCAGTGGAGGTGCGGGAGGTGGACGATCCCGTGCCGGGGCCCGGCGAGGTGCTAGTAGAGATGGCCGCCTGCGGTATATGCGGCTCCGACGTGGAAAGGGTGTACGGAAGCTATTCGCAGCCGTCCATGAGGCTCGGCCACGAGCCCGCGGGAACAGTAGTGCAATCCCGGGCAGGGGGAATATCCGGCGGCGACCGCGTGTTCACGCACCATCACGTGCCGTGCTATTCGTGCCATTACTGCACAAGGGGCAGCGAGACCATGTGCACAGAATATTCCAAAAGCAACCTTTCCCCGTGCGGGCTGGCCCAGAGATATGTGGTCCCCCGCCACAATATAATGCACGGCGGGATTATCCGGCTGCCAGAGAAGATAACATTCGAGGATGCCGCGCTAATAGAGCCGCTTGCATGCTGCATTAGGGCCTGGAGAAAGGCCCCCATATCAGAGGGCGATGCTATAGGGATAATAGGCGTGGGAGCCACAGGCATGATGCACGCGATGCTTGCAAAGTCGATGGGCGCAAGCAAAGTATTCTGTATAGATACAAACCCGTTCCGGCTCGAGTTTGCCAGAAAATGCAACGTAGGCGAGCCCATAGGCGCAACAGATCCCGATAGAATGGACAAGATACTAGATGGAACAGAGAACAGGGGAGTAGACGTGGCGATGGTGGCAACAGGGAATATAGGGGCTTTACAAGAGGGCATACAGATGGTCCGCAAGGGCGGCACGGCAGTCATGTTTGGCGTGCCCTCTACTGGAGCTGCAATGAATCTCGACATGGCGGGCCTCTATTCGAGAGAGGTCACCCTGGCTAGCAGCTATGCCGCATCGGACAGGGATACAAGGGAGGCGCTAAAGCTCATGTCGTCGGGGGGAATAGACGTATCGCCGTTGATTACCCACAGGTATCCGCTCGAGGATTCGCAGCGGGCGTTTGAGCACGCCCGGGGCGGCGCCGACTCCATGAAGATAGTCATAACCGGAAAGGCCTAG